A region from the Paenibacillus humicola genome encodes:
- a CDS encoding aminotransferase class I/II-fold pyridoxal phosphate-dependent enzyme: MDHTRTPLFSALRGHAARNPVQFHIPGHKKGLGSDPEFRAFIGDNALSIDLINIAPLDDLHQPTGVIEDAQKLAADAFGADYTFFSVQGTSGAIMTMILTVCAPGDKIIVPRNVHKSIMSAIIFAGARPVFISPARDANLGIDHGISTRAVKRALDRHPDAKAVLVINPTYFGICANLKEIVELVHSYDIPVLVDEAHGVLIHFHEKLPMSAMQAGADMAATSVHKLGGSMTQSSVLNVRAGRINPQRVQTIISMLTTTSTSYLLLASLDTSRRHLALHGHEIAQKAIDLADYARAEINRIPGLYCPGEEILGGEATYDYDPTKLTVHVRHLGITGYETENWLRETYNIEVELSDMYNILALVTPGDTQDSVGTLLSALRDLANTYHEVNEANELVVKIPEIPQLSLTPRDAFYAETEVIPFKESAGRIIAEFIYVYPPGIPILLPGEVISQENIDYIVDHVEVGLPVKGPEDRSIEFVKVIVEEKAIS; encoded by the coding sequence ATGGATCATACCCGGACTCCGCTGTTCAGCGCGCTGCGCGGGCATGCGGCACGCAATCCCGTTCAATTTCATATTCCCGGACATAAAAAAGGGCTCGGCAGCGACCCGGAATTCCGCGCGTTCATCGGCGATAATGCGCTGTCGATCGACCTGATCAATATCGCGCCGCTCGACGATCTGCACCAGCCGACCGGCGTCATCGAAGACGCGCAAAAGCTTGCCGCGGACGCATTCGGAGCCGATTATACCTTTTTTTCCGTACAGGGCACAAGCGGCGCTATTATGACGATGATTTTGACGGTATGCGCCCCAGGCGACAAAATCATCGTTCCCCGCAACGTGCATAAATCGATCATGTCGGCGATCATTTTCGCCGGCGCGCGCCCGGTCTTCATTTCGCCCGCGCGGGACGCCAATCTCGGCATCGATCACGGCATTTCGACCCGCGCGGTAAAGCGCGCGCTGGACCGCCATCCGGACGCGAAGGCCGTGCTTGTCATCAACCCGACCTATTTCGGCATCTGCGCGAATTTGAAGGAAATTGTCGAGCTGGTCCACAGCTACGACATTCCGGTGCTCGTGGACGAAGCGCACGGGGTGCTGATTCATTTCCACGAAAAGCTGCCGATGTCCGCCATGCAGGCCGGCGCCGATATGGCGGCCACGAGCGTGCATAAGCTGGGCGGCTCGATGACCCAAAGCTCCGTGCTGAACGTGCGCGCCGGCCGTATCAACCCGCAGCGGGTGCAGACGATCATCAGCATGCTGACGACGACGTCGACCTCTTATTTGCTGCTGGCTTCGCTCGACACGTCCCGGCGCCATCTGGCGCTGCATGGCCACGAAATCGCCCAGAAAGCCATCGATTTGGCCGATTATGCGCGCGCCGAAATTAACCGTATTCCGGGTCTTTACTGCCCGGGCGAGGAAATTCTGGGCGGCGAGGCGACGTACGATTACGACCCGACGAAATTGACGGTTCATGTCCGCCATCTGGGCATTACCGGTTACGAAACGGAAAACTGGCTGCGCGAAACGTATAACATCGAAGTCGAGCTGAGCGATATGTACAACATTCTTGCCCTCGTGACGCCCGGCGATACACAGGATTCGGTCGGCACGCTGCTATCGGCGCTGCGCGATCTGGCGAACACTTATCACGAGGTGAACGAAGCAAACGAGCTGGTCGTGAAAATTCCGGAGATCCCCCAGCTCTCGCTTACGCCCCGCGACGCGTTCTATGCCGAAACGGAGGTCATTCCGTTCAAGGAATCCGCAGGCCGCATTATCGCCGAGTTCATCTATGTCTACCCGCCGGGCATTCCGATCTTGCTTCCCGGCGAAGTCATATCGCAGGAAAATATCGATTATATCGTTGACCACGTCGAGGTCGGACTGCCCGTGAAAGGACCTGAGGACCGCAGCATCGAATTCGTTAAGGTCATCGTAGAGGAAAAAGCGATTTCATAA
- a CDS encoding DUF1885 family protein: MSQSAYITFVEGSAVERLSLDDVKEWLGRYRRQTSLTGEQLDWDYADAAFPYTVETRPGEEDRWFYLKGTTPQYRYILFGVGNKADGERETHFVQVVLPDDATHGDKAKGNELCKYFARHLKAELTLFNGRTMYFNPRK, translated from the coding sequence TTGAGTCAAAGCGCTTACATTACATTCGTGGAAGGCTCCGCCGTCGAACGGCTCAGCCTGGACGACGTGAAGGAATGGCTTGGACGATACCGCCGTCAGACGTCGTTGACCGGCGAGCAGCTGGATTGGGATTATGCCGACGCCGCTTTTCCTTATACCGTGGAAACCCGGCCCGGGGAGGAAGACCGCTGGTTTTATTTGAAAGGAACGACGCCGCAATACCGGTATATTTTGTTCGGCGTCGGCAACAAAGCGGATGGCGAACGGGAAACACATTTCGTGCAGGTTGTGCTTCCCGACGACGCAACGCACGGCGATAAGGCGAAAGGCAACGAGCTGTGCAAATATTTCGCCCGGCATCTGAAAGCCGAGCTTACGCTGTTTAACGGGAGAACGATGTATTTCAACCCGCGCAAATAA
- a CDS encoding DUF1292 domain-containing protein, giving the protein MSEHIHGDDCGCGHDHDHEHEEHVFLVEDEEGKEREMVMVYTFESEEKVYAVLLDRNDPEADGVIFRIEEEGEEAFLVGIEDDAEWDRVTRIYEEIAERENSRA; this is encoded by the coding sequence ATGAGCGAACATATTCACGGCGACGATTGCGGATGCGGTCACGATCATGACCACGAGCATGAGGAGCACGTTTTTCTTGTCGAGGACGAGGAAGGCAAAGAGCGGGAAATGGTGATGGTATATACGTTCGAATCCGAGGAAAAGGTCTATGCGGTTCTGCTGGACCGGAACGATCCGGAAGCGGACGGCGTTATTTTTCGCATCGAAGAAGAGGGCGAGGAAGCGTTTCTCGTCGGTATCGAGGACGATGCCGAGTGGGACCGCGTCACCCGCATTTATGAAGAAATCGCCGAACGCGAGAACAGCCGGGCTTAA
- a CDS encoding stalk domain-containing protein — protein sequence MKFRKILILLLVMSLWGGTMIFADSAAQKIRVIVNGSTLDDSGLIVDGKTYLPIRQIADTLQSLIVWDDEGKTATLFKPNVHMFLFQDDKKIFGNVTAGSKITFNVFAQIDNLTTDISGVKVSLFDPSGTETIIQSENEKTEKDNFWYKTNDITYTFNSPGKYVIRFFMKINPNDDWRVVSEKTITSK from the coding sequence ATGAAATTCAGAAAGATTCTCATCTTGCTGCTGGTCATGTCATTATGGGGCGGTACGATGATCTTCGCCGATTCCGCCGCGCAGAAAATCCGCGTGATCGTGAACGGATCGACGCTTGACGATTCCGGTTTGATTGTTGACGGCAAGACCTATTTGCCGATCAGGCAAATTGCCGATACGCTGCAGTCACTGATCGTTTGGGACGACGAGGGCAAGACGGCGACCTTGTTTAAACCGAACGTTCATATGTTTCTTTTCCAGGACGACAAGAAGATTTTCGGCAATGTAACGGCAGGCAGCAAAATTACGTTCAATGTATTCGCCCAAATCGATAATTTAACGACCGACATTTCCGGTGTCAAGGTTTCCCTGTTCGATCCGAGCGGGACGGAGACAATCATTCAGTCGGAGAACGAGAAGACAGAGAAAGACAATTTCTGGTACAAAACGAACGATATTACCTACACGTTCAACAGTCCAGGCAAATACGTCATTCGTTTCTTCATGAAGATCAACCCGAACGATGACTGGAGAGTCGTATCGGAAAAAACGATTACATCCAAATAA
- a CDS encoding MBL fold metallo-hydrolase — protein MNIQMLGTGSAFAKRYFNNNALLDAEGGTVMLDCGITGPAALHSLGRTFNDIDALLLSHIHADHIGGVEEFAFQMKFVYNRKPVLYIPEPLTNVLWENSLKGGLVQEEWTKLDDFFEVRPLREGEAAELVPGLSVEPIRTPHIAGKASYSYIVNRTFFYSADMTFQPELLAELAGRGCTVFFHDCQLKSPGIVHASLDELLTLPETMQERIWLMHYDDTKPQFEGRTGKMRFVEQHSLYTFE, from the coding sequence TTGAACATTCAAATGCTTGGGACGGGCAGCGCGTTTGCCAAACGTTACTTCAACAATAACGCCCTGCTTGATGCGGAAGGCGGGACGGTCATGCTCGACTGCGGCATTACGGGACCGGCCGCGCTCCATTCGCTCGGCAGGACATTCAACGATATCGACGCGCTGCTGCTCAGCCACATTCATGCCGATCATATCGGCGGCGTCGAGGAGTTTGCATTTCAAATGAAATTTGTATACAACCGGAAGCCGGTTCTCTATATTCCGGAGCCGCTGACGAACGTCTTATGGGAAAACTCGCTAAAGGGCGGTCTCGTTCAGGAGGAATGGACGAAGCTGGACGATTTTTTCGAGGTTCGTCCGCTGCGGGAAGGAGAAGCCGCGGAGCTCGTGCCGGGCTTGTCGGTCGAGCCGATCCGCACCCCGCATATCGCGGGAAAAGCCAGCTACTCTTATATCGTGAACCGAACGTTTTTTTATTCGGCGGACATGACGTTTCAGCCGGAGCTGCTCGCCGAGCTTGCCGGACGCGGCTGCACGGTCTTCTTTCACGACTGCCAGCTGAAATCTCCGGGCATCGTTCATGCTTCGCTGGACGAGCTCTTGACGCTGCCGGAAACGATGCAGGAGCGGATATGGCTGATGCATTACGACGATACGAAACCGCAGTTCGAAGGCAGGACCGGAAAAATGAGATTTGTGGAGCAGCACTCCCTGTACACCTTCGAGTAA
- a CDS encoding DUF3892 domain-containing protein, with the protein MADNNAVNPNAGQRETFVAVQKNGDGDLTAFRTSSGRVLNYEQALAAVQEGQIAGVNAFKGRDGETYIRGDADGDPSNNLDSLPGF; encoded by the coding sequence ATGGCTGACAACAATGCGGTGAACCCGAATGCGGGGCAGCGGGAAACGTTCGTAGCGGTTCAGAAAAACGGCGACGGCGATCTGACGGCCTTCAGGACGTCCTCCGGACGCGTTCTTAATTACGAGCAGGCGCTCGCAGCCGTCCAAGAAGGTCAAATCGCCGGCGTCAATGCCTTTAAGGGCAGAGACGGCGAAACCTATATCCGGGGCGATGCCGACGGCGACCCCAGCAACAATCTCGATTCCCTGCCGGGCTTCTGA
- a CDS encoding DUF2524 domain-containing protein has protein sequence MLNNLESSYDCSQASEDLHSLRLELESLISGSSERSPEEQEKINRIENQIRFIANKCGIEPHPS, from the coding sequence ATGCTGAACAATTTGGAAAGCAGCTATGACTGCTCGCAGGCGTCCGAGGATTTACATTCGCTCCGGCTCGAGCTTGAATCGCTCATAAGCGGCAGCAGCGAACGTTCCCCGGAGGAACAGGAAAAGATCAACCGTATCGAAAACCAGATTCGTTTTATCGCGAACAAATGCGGAATCGAGCCGCACCCTTCCTGA
- a CDS encoding CBO0543 family protein — translation MVLFWVSIFLLNIFAFLIPKTLPHWQIYATSLFAVAFQISVDIYFDLKWNLYGYFNKGVDNLGFVYQFGIYPAVSILFLTFWEHRRGFGSKLGYIFLWTVFSTGYEFMALKSGFFYYNGWKLMYSFFEYPVLFLILVANLRFLQWLQRKEARA, via the coding sequence ATGGTTTTATTTTGGGTCTCCATCTTCCTGTTGAATATCTTTGCCTTTCTGATCCCCAAAACATTGCCTCACTGGCAAATATATGCCACATCCTTATTCGCTGTAGCCTTTCAAATTTCCGTCGATATTTATTTCGACCTGAAATGGAACTTATACGGTTATTTTAACAAAGGCGTCGATAACCTTGGATTCGTTTATCAATTCGGCATCTACCCGGCCGTCAGCATTCTGTTCCTAACCTTTTGGGAACACAGGAGAGGTTTCGGGTCCAAGCTGGGATATATCTTCTTATGGACGGTTTTCTCGACGGGGTATGAGTTTATGGCGCTAAAAAGCGGGTTCTTTTATTACAACGGCTGGAAGCTGATGTACTCCTTTTTCGAATACCCGGTGCTGTTCCTCATTCTTGTCGCCAATTTACGTTTTCTGCAATGGCTGCAGCGGAAGGAAGCCCGCGCTTGA
- a CDS encoding DUF2905 domain-containing protein, which yields MNNMPKFLIGAGILLVLIGLLWALLGKFIPLGRLPGDISIRKGNFGFYFPIVTCIVVSVVLSLVSYIVRWFMK from the coding sequence ATGAACAATATGCCAAAATTTTTAATCGGAGCCGGGATATTGCTCGTTCTGATCGGCCTCCTTTGGGCGCTGCTCGGAAAGTTCATTCCTCTCGGACGTCTGCCGGGCGACATTTCGATTCGGAAAGGGAATTTCGGCTTTTATTTTCCGATCGTCACCTGCATTGTCGTCAGCGTCGTCTTGTCGCTCGTATCGTATATTGTCCGCTGGTTCATGAAATAA
- a CDS encoding S-layer homology domain-containing protein codes for MIKRRLFILAALLLLFTAVSQNAWAFSDIKNDPNAGKIAELEKLGKLAGGGKDGKFNPNGKLTYAEGVTLIVRGLDLNIDNLRFIKEPKASDYYTKVKDNAWYSQNFIIAQYNGLKLPKDVNPNAVMTREQFAYHLFQAITAKGDFAFIEMYVVIKDEADVTKAYMDSIQKLLIAKIAELDGKQNFHPKQMMTRSTAAGWLYEAIQFVKTHQPIPAPPDQQPSSLSDVKLAVAAVNDKVNEVTVTATVPNPGYGFTIASISFEGKQAVIHLEPTFPQPGMLYPQHVAEVKQVTYTASGYTPVIADAGAGMSGSAGTSGSGDTPVSGGTADRATDIAAAG; via the coding sequence GTGATCAAGCGAAGGTTGTTTATTTTGGCGGCGCTGCTGCTTCTGTTCACCGCGGTAAGCCAGAATGCATGGGCATTCTCTGACATCAAGAACGACCCGAACGCCGGAAAAATAGCCGAGCTCGAAAAGCTGGGCAAGCTCGCGGGAGGCGGCAAGGACGGAAAGTTCAACCCGAACGGCAAGCTGACGTATGCGGAAGGCGTTACGCTCATTGTGCGGGGGCTCGATTTGAACATCGACAACCTGCGTTTTATTAAGGAACCGAAAGCCAGCGATTATTATACGAAAGTGAAGGATAACGCGTGGTATTCCCAAAACTTCATCATCGCCCAATATAACGGTCTGAAATTGCCGAAGGACGTTAATCCGAACGCCGTTATGACGCGCGAACAGTTCGCTTATCATCTGTTCCAGGCGATAACAGCCAAAGGCGACTTTGCGTTTATTGAAATGTACGTCGTCATTAAGGACGAAGCGGACGTCACAAAAGCGTATATGGACAGCATTCAGAAGCTGCTGATCGCCAAAATCGCCGAACTCGACGGCAAGCAAAATTTTCATCCGAAGCAAATGATGACGCGCAGTACCGCTGCCGGCTGGTTGTATGAAGCGATTCAATTCGTGAAAACGCATCAGCCGATTCCTGCTCCTCCCGACCAGCAGCCGTCCTCGCTGTCGGACGTCAAGCTGGCGGTTGCGGCGGTGAACGATAAGGTTAATGAAGTGACGGTCACCGCAACCGTGCCGAATCCGGGCTACGGGTTTACCATCGCTTCGATTTCCTTCGAGGGGAAACAGGCCGTTATCCATCTGGAGCCCACCTTCCCGCAGCCGGGTATGCTTTACCCGCAGCATGTGGCCGAGGTGAAGCAGGTGACCTACACAGCTTCCGGTTATACGCCGGTTATCGCAGATGCAGGCGCCGGCATGTCCGGTTCGGCCGGCACCTCCGGCAGCGGCGATACTCCGGTATCCGGGGGCACTGCCGATCGTGCGACGGATATCGCGGCCGCCGGCTGA
- a CDS encoding SPL family radical SAM protein — translation MDGRKRPVRLLTPASGYLDGYAYTLNPYTGCSFGCSYCYVRRMPVALFRKQSWGEWTERKPVRREDFASEWSRALAKGTVTVFMSSATDPYQPEEAAARLTRTVLETISNQPPAFILVQTRSPLVLRDADLLQQLGDRVRVSVTVETDLEEMRRRLTPAAPPLAARWRAIRELRRLGIPVQAAVSPLLPHSDAFAAMLAETAERVVVDDFFRGDGSGGKRSAQLKMRERYAQLGLEDSYAPETADRFTAELKRLMPPGAVYFGQEGFLP, via the coding sequence ATGGACGGGAGGAAGCGCCCGGTACGTCTGCTCACGCCGGCTTCAGGCTATTTGGACGGCTACGCCTACACGCTGAATCCGTATACGGGCTGCTCGTTCGGCTGCTCGTACTGCTACGTGCGGCGAATGCCCGTTGCGCTGTTCCGCAAGCAATCCTGGGGCGAGTGGACCGAGCGAAAGCCGGTCCGCCGGGAAGATTTCGCCAGCGAATGGAGCAGGGCGCTGGCCAAAGGGACGGTGACGGTTTTTATGTCGTCGGCGACCGACCCGTATCAGCCCGAGGAGGCTGCCGCCCGGCTGACGAGAACGGTGCTGGAGACGATTTCCAACCAGCCGCCGGCGTTTATTCTCGTGCAGACGAGAAGTCCGCTGGTGCTGAGGGATGCAGACCTGCTGCAGCAGCTGGGCGACCGTGTCCGGGTCAGCGTGACGGTGGAGACGGATCTGGAGGAAATGCGCCGGCGATTGACTCCAGCAGCGCCTCCGCTGGCCGCCAGGTGGCGGGCCATCCGCGAGCTGCGGCGGCTCGGCATCCCGGTGCAGGCGGCTGTGTCGCCGCTTCTGCCTCATTCGGACGCGTTCGCGGCCATGCTGGCGGAGACGGCGGAACGGGTGGTCGTCGATGATTTTTTTCGCGGCGACGGCAGCGGGGGAAAACGTTCCGCACAGCTGAAGATGCGGGAGCGATACGCGCAGCTGGGATTGGAGGACAGCTACGCTCCGGAAACGGCCGACCGCTTCACGGCGGAGTTAAAACGGCTGATGCCGCCGGGCGCCGTTTATTTCGGTCAGGAAGGTTTTCTGCCTTAA
- a CDS encoding uracil-DNA glycosylase yields the protein MADIFQNEWAPILHPEMELPYYRELRAELARRYRSSTVYPDMRHIFNALHYTGYEEVKVVIIGQDPYHGPGQAHGLSFSVQPGVKAPPSLQNIFKELRDDLGSPIPDHGCLVSWAKQGVLLLNNVLTVQAGQAASHQGLGWERFTDAVIAALNEREKPLVFILWGRHAQEKAASIDTSRHCVIASAHPSPFAAHRGFFGSRPFSRANEFLKKTGSQPIDWTVPPLAELEAAAAKDD from the coding sequence ATGGCCGATATTTTCCAAAACGAATGGGCGCCTATTCTGCACCCGGAAATGGAGCTTCCGTATTACAGGGAGCTGCGCGCGGAGCTTGCCCGCCGGTACCGGAGCTCGACCGTATATCCGGATATGCGCCATATTTTTAATGCTTTGCATTATACCGGCTATGAAGAGGTGAAAGTCGTCATTATCGGGCAGGATCCTTACCACGGACCGGGGCAGGCGCACGGGCTCAGCTTTTCGGTGCAGCCGGGCGTGAAAGCGCCTCCCTCGCTGCAAAATATTTTCAAAGAGCTGCGCGACGATCTCGGCAGCCCGATACCGGACCATGGCTGCCTCGTATCGTGGGCCAAACAAGGGGTTCTGCTGCTGAACAATGTGCTGACGGTGCAGGCCGGACAAGCTGCCTCTCATCAAGGGCTCGGCTGGGAGCGATTTACGGATGCCGTTATCGCGGCGCTGAATGAGCGGGAGAAGCCGCTTGTCTTTATTTTATGGGGGCGCCATGCGCAGGAGAAGGCGGCTTCGATCGATACAAGCCGTCACTGCGTTATCGCATCGGCGCATCCGAGCCCGTTCGCTGCGCACCGGGGCTTCTTCGGCAGCCGGCCGTTCTCGCGGGCGAATGAGTTCCTGAAGAAAACGGGAAGCCAGCCGATCGATTGGACCGTTCCGCCGCTGGCGGAATTGGAAGCGGCCGCTGCAAAGGACGACTGA
- a CDS encoding ABC transporter substrate-binding protein, translating into MQIQSRASMVRKASAVLMVTAMGGSLLAACSKGDSGDGADKHVLRVGFMYSNSDNEPYLRQQFTDSYELTHPNIDIEIAAAINYDDQRFDPAAAQDPSKQPDPYEKLKEMLTGPNPVDVVILDPNYLKRLVQDNLLKQLDPLIQDSKFDISDYVPTVIDGIKDAGGGDIYALTPTFSSSALFYNKKMFADAGVQPPADNMQWQDIFNLAKRISATSTASNKVFGFQFNRYSGDPFSDMMTYSAPLQLKIWDSKGEKMTVDTPQWAQVWKDIAGVYKDKVVPSQDDINKFNQDMSKPAQNGKPVTNPYMGDLFVNGKVAMTIASYDYVNELAKSKDYNAKNKDVPTVDWDVVTVPTFPQAPGVGGNIYLSNLMAINAKAQNSDDAWDFIQFNNSEEWAKLKSRSTYEMVSRKSYLKPKDGLSYNMQAFYTLKPVPPQDTGMDELSQKMPNIWQVQNYGQPLFQDVLQGKKTVEQALKEWQTKGDQALQKLKADPNAPLDPPGGNGGGKVIYDGGGWGG; encoded by the coding sequence ATGCAGATCCAATCACGTGCATCAATGGTACGAAAAGCATCCGCCGTTCTTATGGTGACGGCCATGGGAGGCTCGCTGCTTGCGGCGTGCAGCAAGGGCGACAGCGGCGACGGCGCCGACAAGCACGTCCTGCGCGTCGGTTTCATGTATTCGAACTCGGATAACGAACCTTATCTGCGCCAGCAGTTTACGGACAGCTATGAGCTGACTCATCCGAACATCGATATTGAAATCGCCGCCGCCATCAACTACGACGATCAGCGCTTCGATCCCGCGGCGGCGCAGGATCCGAGCAAGCAGCCCGACCCTTACGAGAAGCTGAAGGAAATGCTGACCGGACCGAATCCGGTGGACGTGGTCATTCTCGACCCGAATTACTTGAAGCGGCTCGTGCAGGACAACTTGCTGAAGCAGCTCGATCCGCTCATTCAGGACAGTAAATTCGATATCAGCGATTACGTGCCGACCGTCATCGACGGCATCAAGGACGCGGGAGGCGGCGATATTTACGCGCTGACGCCGACCTTTTCCTCTTCCGCGCTCTTCTACAATAAGAAAATGTTCGCCGACGCAGGCGTGCAGCCACCGGCCGACAATATGCAGTGGCAGGATATTTTCAATTTGGCCAAACGCATTTCCGCCACCAGCACGGCATCGAACAAAGTGTTCGGCTTCCAGTTCAATCGTTACAGCGGGGACCCGTTCTCCGACATGATGACGTACTCGGCGCCGCTGCAGCTCAAAATATGGGATTCCAAAGGCGAGAAAATGACCGTCGATACGCCGCAATGGGCGCAGGTATGGAAAGATATCGCCGGCGTGTACAAAGACAAGGTCGTGCCGTCTCAAGACGATATCAACAAATTCAATCAGGACATGAGCAAGCCCGCCCAGAACGGCAAACCGGTCACGAACCCCTACATGGGCGATCTGTTCGTGAACGGCAAAGTAGCGATGACGATCGCATCCTACGATTATGTGAATGAGCTGGCGAAATCGAAAGATTATAACGCCAAAAACAAAGACGTGCCGACTGTCGATTGGGATGTCGTCACCGTGCCGACATTCCCGCAAGCGCCGGGTGTAGGGGGCAATATTTATTTGTCCAACCTGATGGCGATCAATGCGAAAGCCCAAAACAGCGATGACGCCTGGGATTTCATCCAGTTCAACAACAGCGAAGAATGGGCGAAGCTCAAATCGCGCAGCACGTACGAGATGGTTTCGCGCAAATCGTACCTCAAGCCAAAGGACGGCCTGAGCTACAACATGCAGGCGTTTTATACACTGAAGCCGGTTCCGCCCCAGGACACCGGCATGGACGAATTGTCGCAGAAGATGCCGAACATCTGGCAGGTGCAAAACTACGGCCAGCCGCTCTTCCAGGACGTGCTGCAGGGCAAGAAAACGGTGGAGCAGGCGCTCAAGGAATGGCAGACCAAAGGCGATCAGGCGCTGCAAAAGCTGAAAGCCGATCCGAATGCCCCGCTCGATCCGCCCGGCGGAAACGGCGGCGGCAAGGTGATCTATGATGGCGGCGGATGGGGAGGCTGA
- a CDS encoding ATP-binding cassette domain-containing protein encodes MIDCEGLVKIYKSDDLEVVALQGLNLQVREGEMMAIIGNSGSGKSTLLNILGGLDRPSAGQVRVGQWDLLKITEDQLVEYKRDTVGFIWQNNARNLLPYLTALENVEMPMMLSARLDRAYAKQLLEWVGLKERMHNKLHQLSGGEQQRVAMAISLANRPKLLLADEPTGSVDLATSDRIMDIFRRLNRELGVTIVIVTHDLSLAGKVDRVVAIRDGLTSTEFIKRNPNLDTSGEGFALQSASSAHEEYVVVDRVGRLQIPKAYLTALNIKDKASMEFDGERIIISPPKSLEG; translated from the coding sequence ATGATCGATTGCGAAGGACTCGTCAAAATTTACAAATCCGACGATCTCGAGGTTGTCGCCCTCCAAGGGCTCAATTTGCAGGTCCGCGAGGGCGAGATGATGGCGATCATCGGCAACAGCGGCAGCGGCAAATCGACGCTGCTCAACATTCTCGGCGGGCTTGACCGGCCTTCGGCCGGCCAGGTCCGCGTCGGGCAGTGGGATCTGCTCAAAATTACCGAGGATCAGCTCGTCGAATACAAGCGGGATACGGTCGGCTTCATCTGGCAGAACAATGCCCGCAATTTGCTTCCCTATTTGACTGCGCTGGAAAACGTGGAGATGCCGATGATGCTCTCCGCGAGGCTCGACCGGGCTTATGCGAAGCAGCTGCTGGAATGGGTCGGCCTGAAGGAGCGGATGCACAACAAGCTCCACCAGCTGTCCGGCGGCGAACAGCAGCGGGTGGCGATGGCGATTTCGCTGGCGAACCGGCCGAAGCTGCTGCTCGCCGACGAACCGACCGGCTCGGTCGATTTGGCTACGTCGGACCGGATCATGGACATTTTCCGCAGGCTGAACCGCGAGCTCGGCGTCACGATCGTGATCGTCACGCACGATCTGTCGCTTGCCGGCAAGGTGGACCGGGTGGTCGCCATCCGCGACGGCCTGACGAGCACCGAATTTATTAAACGCAATCCGAACCTGGATACGTCGGGGGAAGGGTTCGCTCTGCAGAGCGCAAGCAGCGCGCACGAGGAGTATGTCGTCGTCGACCGCGTCGGCCGGCTGCAAATTCCGAAGGCCTATTTGACCGCGCTGAATATTAAAGATAAAGCATCGATGGAATTCGACGGCGAGCGCATCATCATTTCGCCGCCAAAATCATTGGAGGGGTAA